The Podospora pseudocomata strain CBS 415.72m chromosome 1 map unlocalized CBS415.72m_1, whole genome shotgun sequence genome has a segment encoding these proteins:
- the LSM2 gene encoding U6 snRNA-associated Sm-like protein LSm2 (COG:A; EggNog:ENOG503P571): MLFFSFFKTLIDHEVTVELKNDIRIRGVLKSVDQYLNIKLDNIQVVDELKYPHLSAVKNVFIRGSVVRYVHLPSQSVDIDLLEDATRREAANQAVKAK; this comes from the exons ATGCTCTTCTTCAG CTTCTTCAAAACCCTCATCGACCACGAGGTGACCGTCGAGCTCAAAAACGACATCCGCATCCGCGGCGTCCTCAAGAGTGTCGACCAATACCTCAACATCAAGCTCGACAACATccaggtggtggatgagctCAAGTATCCTCACTTG AGCGCTGTCAAAAATGTCTTTATCAGAGGCTCGGTCGTGAGATATGTCCATCTGCCTTCTCAGTCGGTGGATATTGACTTGCTGGAGGATGCTACGAGGAGAG aggCGGCAAACCAAGCTGTGAAGGCGAAGTGA